The sequence below is a genomic window from Tautonia marina.
GCCAGTGGTCGCGCCCCACCATCGTCTGACCCGGCAGCATCGACAGCTTCGGCGTCCTGCCGAACTCGCCGGCCAGCACCACCAGGGTCTCATCCAGCAAGCCTCTCGCCTGCAAATCATCGAGCAAGGCAGACACCCCCTGATCGGTCGGCGGCAGCAGGTCCTCGCGCAAGCGTCGGAAAATATCCGCGTGCGAGTCCCACGTCTGCACCCGGCCCAGATTCACCTGCACGATCGGGATCTCCGCCTCGATCAACCGCCGGGCCAGCAAGAGCGACTGACCAAACATATGCCTCCCGTAACGGTCTCGCAGGTGATCCGGCTCCTCGGTCAGATCGAACGCCCGGCCCACCTGACCGCGCTGGAGCATCGTATACGCCTGCTCCCGCTGCTTCGAGAACGATTCCGCCTCGGCCTTCGCCTGCCAGATTTCCGTCTCCCTCGCCAACGCCTCGGCCAGCGCCCGCCGTCCTCCTAAGCGCTCGACGCTGAACCCCTCCGGCAGGGCCAGGTTCTCGACCTTGAAATCGTCTCGGTTCGGGTCCTGGGTCAACTGCCAAGGGTCGTACTTCGGGCCGAGGAACCCCGCGTGCTGCCCCGGCCAGGTCAAGGGGCCTTCCATCAAATAGGTCGGCAGCATCACCCCGCCCGGCAGGCCGTCGGCGTTCGGCCTCAGATACGACATGGCCGAGGCGTAACACGGGTAATCTCCCCGCGAGGCCACCTTGTCGAAAAACGCCCCCGGCTGCTCCTGGCCGGTCATCACCCAGTGGGTCGCGTTCAGGTGGTTGTTATGCTTATGCGACATCGTCCGAACCACGGCCAGCTTGTCCGCCCGTTCGGCCAGCCTCGGCATGTGCTCGGCGAAGTGGATGCCCGGTACGCTCGTGGGGATCGTCCCGTACTCCCCCCGAATCTCCGCCGGGGCCTCCGGCTTCGGGTCGAACGTCTCGTGATGGCTCGCCCCGCCGGTTTGGAAGATGAGGATCACGCCTCTCGCCTTCCGTGAGGGCGAAGTCGACGGCGATCCGTCGTCATTCCCCCTCGCCCGCGCCGCCAGCAACCCGGAGAGCCCCAGCCCCACGAATCCCGAGAACCCCACCTGCAAGAACTCTCGGCGAACGACCCCGTACGGGTGCTGATGCCCGAATGGCATGGCGATTCCTCCCCGGACAACCCCGCCCATCCTCCCGATCCATCGTCCGATCGGCCCCGACGCCGTCTCAACACGATGTTCAACTCGTGTTGAGCGTAGCCCGACCCACCCGCCCCGACAAGCGGAAAACCCCCGTCCGCCCTCGCCGCGGGCGCTCACCCCCTCGATCTTCGATCTCCCCGCGCCCGTTTCGGCCGAAAATTGTGACTCGACTGACCCCTTCCTTCGATACTATGGTTGTGCTTCGATGCACCGAGCATCCCCGAGCCTCGATCCACTCGCCCGGCCCTCTAATCAAAACACCAACGATTGGGATCCCCGACTCCAACCTGGAACCACCACCCAACCTCCCTTGGACCGCGCAGCCAACCCCTGTCGATGTCCACCATGACCCGCTCCCAGCTGAACGCAATCATGGACTCATGGATCCCTGGCCCTTCTTTGAGCCCCCTCTCTCCCGCTTCGCG
It includes:
- a CDS encoding DUF1501 domain-containing protein, encoding MPFGHQHPYGVVRREFLQVGFSGFVGLGLSGLLAARARGNDDGSPSTSPSRKARGVILIFQTGGASHHETFDPKPEAPAEIRGEYGTIPTSVPGIHFAEHMPRLAERADKLAVVRTMSHKHNNHLNATHWVMTGQEQPGAFFDKVASRGDYPCYASAMSYLRPNADGLPGGVMLPTYLMEGPLTWPGQHAGFLGPKYDPWQLTQDPNRDDFKVENLALPEGFSVERLGGRRALAEALARETEIWQAKAEAESFSKQREQAYTMLQRGQVGRAFDLTEEPDHLRDRYGRHMFGQSLLLARRLIEAEIPIVQVNLGRVQTWDSHADIFRRLREDLLPPTDQGVSALLDDLQARGLLDETLVVLAGEFGRTPKLSMLPGQTMVGRDHWPQVFSAAFAGAGVKGGQVIGRSDKSGAYPATMAFTPADLAATIYRALGISGETEVIDMLGRPIQLVTGSPIEPLYTGSAV